A genomic stretch from Serratia entomophila includes:
- a CDS encoding DUF3561 family protein, translated as MQNVTPILIDSKQDKEEPSYSFLGGVCGFAFYWLAFAVPFLVYGSNTLFFLLYTWPFFLALMPVSVLIGIALSMLLRGRLILTLLLTGAIVLCLFWLVFSFLTGW; from the coding sequence ATGCAAAATGTCACGCCTATCTTGATTGACTCAAAACAGGATAAAGAGGAACCCTCTTATTCTTTCCTGGGCGGTGTCTGCGGCTTTGCTTTTTACTGGCTGGCGTTTGCAGTGCCTTTCCTGGTCTACGGCTCCAATACCCTGTTCTTTCTGCTCTATACCTGGCCTTTCTTCCTGGCGCTGATGCCGGTTTCGGTGCTGATCGGCATTGCGCTCAGCATGTTGCTGCGCGGACGGTTGATTTTGACCCTGCTGCTGACCGGCGCCATCGTGCTGTGCCTGTTCTGGCTGGTGTTCAGCTTCCTGACCGGTTGGTGA
- a CDS encoding amino acid ABC transporter ATP-binding protein yields MIRVHNLQKQFGASHVLRGISCEIAPNEVVCIIGPSGSGKSTFLRCINALETLSGGEIDVNGFAIHRQKTDLNKMRESVGMVFQRFNLFPHMTVLENIIMAPMGVKKLPRAAAIERAELLLRKVGLLDKIDAYPNSLSGGQQQRVAIARALAMEPKIMLFDEPTSALDPELVGEVLAVMKSLAHEGMTMVVVTHEMGFAREVADRVLFIDQGIIQEEGTPQQIFSHPGNPRTQAFLSKVL; encoded by the coding sequence GTGATTCGCGTACATAACCTGCAAAAGCAATTCGGCGCAAGCCACGTGCTGCGCGGCATCTCCTGTGAGATAGCGCCGAACGAAGTGGTGTGCATCATCGGCCCGTCCGGTTCGGGCAAAAGCACCTTTCTGCGCTGCATCAACGCGCTGGAGACGCTGTCCGGCGGCGAGATCGACGTGAACGGCTTCGCCATTCACCGGCAGAAAACGGATCTGAACAAGATGCGCGAAAGCGTGGGCATGGTGTTTCAGCGTTTTAACCTGTTCCCGCACATGACGGTGTTGGAAAACATCATCATGGCGCCGATGGGCGTGAAAAAACTGCCGCGTGCAGCGGCCATCGAACGCGCCGAGCTGTTGCTGCGCAAGGTTGGCCTGCTGGACAAGATCGACGCCTACCCCAACAGCCTGTCCGGCGGCCAACAGCAGCGGGTGGCTATCGCCCGCGCGCTGGCGATGGAGCCGAAGATCATGCTGTTCGATGAGCCGACCTCGGCGCTCGATCCCGAGCTGGTGGGCGAAGTGCTGGCGGTGATGAAATCACTGGCGCACGAAGGCATGACCATGGTGGTGGTAACGCATGAAATGGGCTTCGCCCGCGAAGTGGCGGACCGGGTGCTGTTTATCGATCAGGGGATCATTCAGGAGGAAGGGACGCCGCAGCAGATTTTCAGCCATCCGGGCAACCCGCGCACCCAGGCGTTTCTAAGCAAAGTTTTGTAA
- a CDS encoding amino acid ABC transporter permease, which translates to MEGAWMTIKCTIICVLLGTTWGLILGLGRLAQAPHGIWKPILHYGVQWPVRIYISAFRGTPLFVQIMVVHFALVPLFINPRDGLLVTNGLMSSDFARALRSDYGAFLSCVVAITLNAGAYVSEIFRAGIQSIDRGQMEASRSLGMSYGKTMRKVILPQAFRRMLPPLGNNAIAIVKDSSLASAIGLADLAYAARTVSGAYATYWEPYLTISLVYWVITFLLSLMVQHMEKRFGKSDSRT; encoded by the coding sequence ATGGAAGGCGCCTGGATGACCATCAAATGCACCATTATTTGCGTGCTGCTGGGCACCACCTGGGGGCTAATCCTCGGGTTGGGCCGCCTGGCGCAGGCGCCGCACGGCATCTGGAAACCTATCCTGCACTACGGCGTTCAGTGGCCGGTGCGCATCTACATCAGCGCCTTTCGCGGCACGCCGCTGTTTGTGCAAATCATGGTGGTACACTTCGCGCTGGTACCGCTGTTTATCAACCCGCGCGACGGCCTGCTGGTCACCAACGGCCTGATGAGCAGCGATTTCGCCCGCGCGCTGCGCTCCGACTACGGCGCATTCCTGTCCTGCGTGGTGGCGATTACGCTCAACGCCGGGGCTTACGTCTCGGAGATCTTCCGCGCCGGCATCCAGTCTATCGATCGCGGCCAGATGGAGGCCTCCCGTTCGCTGGGCATGAGCTACGGCAAAACCATGCGCAAGGTGATCCTGCCGCAGGCTTTCCGCCGCATGCTGCCGCCGCTGGGCAATAACGCCATCGCCATCGTCAAGGATTCGTCACTGGCTTCCGCCATCGGCCTGGCCGATCTGGCCTACGCCGCCCGCACCGTTTCCGGGGCCTACGCCACCTACTGGGAGCCCTACCTGACCATCTCGCTGGTCTACTGGGTCATCACCTTCCTGCTCTCGCTGATGGTGCAACATATGGAAAAGAGGTTCGGTAAAAGTGATTCGCGTACATAA
- a CDS encoding basic amino acid ABC transporter substrate-binding protein, protein MLKPLVLIGACLAAALSMPALAAEPTYVVGSGGTYRPFEFENSQKQLEGFDIDIIKAVAKAEGFQVKLVNTPWEGIFATLNSGDRDIIISGITITDKRKQMVDFSAPYFPAEQTIVVPKDSKVDSIAALKALKVGVVNSSTGDIVVSDALGKNSTAIKRFDNTPLMLQELYEDGIGAAVGDVGVAKFYIKTHPEKEFKLVSDARFERQYFGIAVAKGNDELRSKIDAGLKKIVADGTYAKIYQSWFDSNVPTLPAE, encoded by the coding sequence ATGTTAAAACCTTTAGTTCTGATAGGCGCCTGTCTGGCTGCCGCCCTGTCCATGCCCGCTCTGGCGGCTGAACCTACCTACGTAGTCGGCTCCGGCGGCACCTATCGCCCGTTCGAATTCGAGAACAGCCAAAAGCAGCTGGAAGGTTTTGACATCGACATCATCAAAGCGGTGGCCAAAGCGGAAGGATTCCAGGTCAAGCTGGTCAACACCCCGTGGGAAGGCATCTTTGCCACGCTGAACTCCGGCGATCGCGACATCATCATTTCCGGCATCACCATCACCGACAAGCGCAAGCAGATGGTGGACTTCTCGGCGCCCTACTTCCCGGCAGAGCAGACCATCGTGGTGCCTAAAGATTCCAAGGTGGACTCAATCGCCGCGCTGAAAGCGCTGAAGGTCGGCGTGGTGAACTCCAGCACCGGCGACATCGTGGTATCCGATGCATTGGGAAAAAACAGCACCGCTATCAAACGTTTCGACAATACGCCGCTGATGTTGCAGGAATTGTATGAGGACGGCATCGGCGCCGCGGTCGGCGACGTCGGGGTAGCCAAGTTCTACATCAAGACCCACCCGGAGAAAGAGTTCAAGCTGGTATCCGACGCCAGGTTCGAGCGCCAATACTTCGGCATCGCCGTCGCCAAAGGCAACGACGAGCTGCGCAGCAAGATTGACGCCGGCCTGAAGAAAATCGTCGCCGACGGAACCTACGCCAAAATCTACCAAAGCTGGTTCGACAGCAACGTGCCGACGCTGCCGGCTGAATAA
- the ftsB gene encoding cell division protein FtsB yields MGKLTLLLLALLGWLQYSLWLGKNGIHDYVRVNEDVAAQQGNNAKLKARNDQLFAEIDDLNGGQEAIEERARNELGMIKPGETFYRLVPDQSRRNAASSSQNNVQK; encoded by the coding sequence ATGGGAAAACTTACGCTGCTATTGCTGGCATTGCTCGGTTGGTTACAGTATTCACTGTGGCTGGGCAAAAATGGTATTCACGATTATGTGCGAGTCAATGAGGACGTTGCGGCCCAGCAGGGCAACAATGCCAAATTGAAAGCGCGTAACGATCAGCTGTTTGCCGAAATTGATGATTTGAACGGTGGTCAGGAAGCGATCGAAGAGCGTGCGCGTAATGAACTGGGCATGATTAAGCCCGGTGAGACCTTCTATCGTCTGGTTCCTGACCAATCCAGACGCAACGCGGCGTCCTCCTCGCAAAATAACGTACAAAAATAA
- the ispD gene encoding 2-C-methyl-D-erythritol 4-phosphate cytidylyltransferase, translated as MNHSAGTFPSVIAVLPAAGVGSRMQADCPKQYLTIGQHSILEHAIHALLRHPCIQRVIVAIGPEDRQFEQLPIARDPRISVAVGGRQRADSVMAGLKLAGDAQWVLVHDAARPCLHADDLERLLAITEHSKVGGILAAPVRDTMKRAEPGQNAISHTVERQDLWHALTPQLFPLALLKQCLQRALDEGATVTDEASALEHCGYHPLLVSGRSDNIKVTRPEDLALAAFYLTQLDN; from the coding sequence ATGAATCACTCCGCAGGAACCTTTCCATCGGTGATTGCCGTCCTGCCCGCTGCCGGTGTCGGCAGCCGTATGCAGGCGGACTGCCCGAAACAGTACCTCACCATCGGCCAACACAGCATCCTTGAACACGCTATTCACGCGCTGCTGCGCCACCCGTGCATTCAGCGGGTGATTGTGGCCATTGGCCCCGAAGACCGCCAGTTCGAACAGCTGCCGATTGCCCGGGATCCTCGGATAAGCGTCGCAGTCGGCGGCCGGCAGCGCGCCGACTCGGTAATGGCCGGCCTGAAGCTGGCGGGGGATGCGCAGTGGGTGCTGGTGCACGATGCTGCGCGCCCCTGCCTGCACGCCGATGATCTCGAGCGCCTGCTGGCGATAACCGAACACAGCAAGGTCGGCGGCATACTCGCCGCGCCGGTGCGCGACACCATGAAGCGTGCCGAGCCCGGCCAGAACGCGATTTCACACACCGTCGAGCGCCAGGACCTGTGGCATGCGTTGACGCCGCAGCTGTTCCCGCTGGCATTGCTCAAGCAGTGCCTGCAACGCGCGCTGGACGAAGGCGCGACCGTCACCGACGAAGCCTCGGCGCTGGAACACTGCGGTTATCATCCGCTGCTGGTGAGCGGGCGTTCGGACAATATTAAAGTAACGCGGCCGGAGGACCTGGCGCTGGCGGCGTTCTATTTGACTCAGTTGGACAACTAA
- the ispF gene encoding 2-C-methyl-D-erythritol 2,4-cyclodiphosphate synthase yields the protein MRIGHGFDVHKFGGEGPLVIGGVRIPYEKGLLAHSDGDVALHAATDALLGAAALGDIGKLFPDTDPAFKGADSRELLREAWKRIRAKGYRLGNLDITIIAQAPKMAPHIPQMRIFLAEDLQCHMDDVNVKATTTEQLGFTGRGEGIACEAVALLIKE from the coding sequence ATGCGTATCGGTCACGGTTTTGACGTACATAAATTTGGTGGCGAAGGGCCGCTGGTGATCGGTGGCGTTCGCATCCCTTACGAAAAAGGTTTGCTGGCCCACTCCGACGGCGATGTCGCCCTGCATGCGGCGACCGATGCCCTGTTGGGCGCTGCGGCGCTGGGCGATATCGGCAAGCTGTTCCCCGATACCGATCCGGCGTTCAAGGGCGCCGACAGCCGCGAGCTGCTGCGTGAGGCCTGGAAACGCATTCGCGCCAAGGGGTACCGTCTGGGCAACCTGGATATCACCATTATCGCCCAGGCGCCGAAGATGGCGCCGCATATCCCGCAGATGCGCATCTTCCTGGCGGAAGACCTGCAGTGCCATATGGACGACGTTAACGTCAAAGCCACCACCACCGAACAGCTCGGCTTCACCGGGCGCGGCGAGGGCATTGCCTGCGAAGCGGTTGCCTTGTTGATCAAGGAATAA
- the truD gene encoding tRNA pseudouridine(13) synthase TruD yields the protein MDMANLTWLHGRPQSSGVLKANPEDFVVVEDLGFEPDGEGEHVLVNIRKNGCNTQFVADYLARFAGIHARSVSYAGLKDRHAVTEQWFCLHLPGKETPDFSQFALEGCEVLTYARHLRKMRIGTLKGNAFTLVLRQISDRDEVERRLQAIAAGGVPNYFGSQRFGRGGNNLVMARRWANDDIRVKERSKRSFYLSASRSALFNQTASRRLADGLQRTVLEGDALQLSGRGSWFVAKADELETLQQRLDAGELAVTAPLPGDGEPGTAGEALKFEQQCLAEQPELLTLLKRERVEPARRALLLQPQNMLWNWWDDVTVELRFWLPAGSFATSVVREIMQQDNSDADIAE from the coding sequence ATGGACATGGCTAACCTGACCTGGCTGCACGGCCGGCCACAGAGCAGCGGCGTGCTGAAAGCGAACCCGGAAGATTTCGTGGTGGTGGAAGATCTGGGTTTTGAACCGGATGGCGAAGGTGAACACGTGCTGGTAAACATCCGCAAGAACGGCTGCAATACCCAGTTCGTGGCGGATTATCTGGCGCGTTTCGCCGGCATTCATGCCCGTTCCGTCAGCTATGCAGGGTTGAAAGATCGCCACGCGGTGACCGAGCAGTGGTTCTGTTTGCATCTGCCGGGTAAGGAAACGCCCGATTTTTCCCAGTTTGCGCTGGAAGGCTGCGAAGTGCTGACCTACGCGCGCCACCTGCGCAAAATGCGTATCGGCACGCTGAAAGGCAACGCCTTTACGCTGGTATTGCGCCAAATCTCCGACCGTGATGAGGTTGAACGGCGGCTGCAGGCGATTGCCGCGGGCGGCGTGCCGAACTACTTCGGCAGCCAGCGTTTCGGCCGCGGCGGCAATAACCTGGTGATGGCGCGCCGTTGGGCGAATGACGACATTCGCGTCAAAGAGCGCAGCAAGCGCAGCTTCTATCTTTCGGCCAGCCGCAGCGCGTTGTTCAATCAGACCGCCAGCCGCCGCCTGGCCGACGGCCTGCAGCGCACCGTGCTGGAGGGCGATGCCCTGCAGCTCAGCGGCCGCGGCAGCTGGTTCGTCGCCAAGGCGGATGAACTGGAGACGCTGCAGCAACGCCTGGATGCCGGTGAATTGGCCGTTACCGCCCCGTTGCCGGGGGATGGCGAACCAGGCACCGCCGGGGAAGCGTTGAAATTTGAACAACAATGCTTGGCGGAGCAGCCGGAATTGCTTACGCTTTTAAAGCGCGAGCGCGTTGAACCCGCTCGCCGGGCCCTGCTGTTACAGCCGCAAAATATGCTGTGGAACTGGTGGGATGATGTCACCGTGGAATTGCGCTTTTGGCTGCCGGCAGGCAGCTTCGCCACCAGCGTCGTTCGCGAAATCATGCAGCAGGATAACAGTGATGCGGATATTGCTGAGTAA
- the surE gene encoding 5'/3'-nucleotidase SurE has protein sequence MRILLSNDDGVTAPGIQVLAAALREFAEVQVVAPDRNRSGSSNALTLDSPLRTLTLANGDIAVQQGTPTDCVYLGANALMRPAPDIVVSGINAGPNLGDDVIYSGTVAAAMEGRHLGLPALAVSLNGHRHYATAAAITCRILRALQREPLRTGKILNINVPDLPLDEIKGIRVTRCGSRHPADKVFCQQDPRGQNLYWIGPPGDKFDAGPDTDFAAVEQGYVAITPLQVDLTAYAAQEVVQTWLTKAEVSGEW, from the coding sequence ATGCGGATATTGCTGAGTAATGATGATGGCGTTACCGCCCCGGGCATTCAGGTGCTGGCGGCGGCGCTGCGGGAATTCGCCGAGGTGCAGGTCGTCGCGCCGGACCGCAATCGCAGCGGTTCTTCCAATGCGTTGACGCTGGACTCGCCGCTGCGCACCCTGACGTTGGCCAATGGCGACATTGCGGTGCAACAGGGTACGCCGACCGACTGCGTGTATCTGGGGGCCAATGCGCTGATGCGCCCGGCGCCGGATATCGTGGTTTCCGGCATCAACGCCGGCCCGAACCTCGGCGACGACGTCATCTATTCCGGTACCGTGGCGGCGGCGATGGAAGGCCGCCATCTGGGCCTGCCTGCGCTGGCGGTGTCGCTGAACGGCCACCGGCATTACGCCACCGCGGCGGCCATCACCTGTCGCATATTGCGCGCGCTGCAGCGCGAGCCGCTGCGCACCGGCAAAATTTTGAATATCAACGTGCCGGATCTGCCGTTGGATGAGATTAAAGGTATCCGCGTAACCCGTTGCGGCAGCCGCCATCCCGCCGATAAGGTGTTTTGCCAGCAGGATCCGCGCGGTCAAAATCTCTATTGGATCGGGCCGCCGGGTGATAAGTTTGATGCCGGGCCGGACACCGACTTCGCGGCGGTGGAACAGGGCTACGTGGCGATCACGCCGCTGCAGGTGGATTTAACCGCCTATGCGGCCCAGGAGGTTGTGCAAACGTGGTTAACCAAAGCTGAGGTTAGCGGGGAATGGTGA
- a CDS encoding protein-L-isoaspartate(D-aspartate) O-methyltransferase produces MVNKRMQTLLTQLRQQGIRDERLLRAIEAVPRERFVDEALDHKAYENTALPIGSGQTISQPYMVARMTELLNLTPTSRVLEIGTGSGYQTAILAHLVQHVCSVERIKGLQWQAKRRLKQLDLHNVSTRHGDGWQGWASRGPFDAIIVTAAPPEIPQALVEQLDDGGILVLPVGEQAQTLKRIQRHGNEFVVDAVEAVRFVPLVKGELA; encoded by the coding sequence ATGGTGAACAAGCGCATGCAAACATTGCTGACGCAGCTGCGTCAGCAGGGGATCCGGGACGAGCGGTTGCTGCGGGCGATCGAAGCGGTGCCGCGAGAACGCTTTGTTGACGAGGCGCTTGACCACAAGGCCTATGAAAATACCGCGCTGCCTATCGGCTCCGGCCAAACCATTTCTCAGCCCTACATGGTGGCGCGCATGACCGAGCTGCTGAATCTGACGCCCACCTCGCGGGTGTTGGAGATTGGCACCGGCTCCGGTTACCAAACCGCCATTCTGGCGCATCTTGTCCAGCATGTTTGTTCCGTAGAGCGTATTAAGGGCCTGCAATGGCAGGCCAAGCGCCGCCTGAAGCAGCTCGATCTGCACAACGTATCCACCCGCCACGGCGACGGCTGGCAGGGCTGGGCGTCGCGCGGCCCCTTCGACGCGATCATCGTCACCGCCGCACCGCCGGAAATCCCGCAGGCGCTGGTGGAACAGCTGGACGATGGCGGCATTCTGGTGCTGCCGGTGGGCGAACAGGCCCAAACCCTCAAACGTATCCAGCGCCACGGCAATGAGTTTGTCGTCGACGCCGTTGAAGCGGTGCGTTTCGTGCCGCTGGTGAAAGGCGAACTGGCCTAG
- the nlpD gene encoding murein hydrolase activator NlpD gives MITLRRVAVCTMVSLWLAGCTNDASTSAPISSVGGGGSAASGNAGNAASQQASSPEGRIVYNRSYESIPKGSYSGNTYTVKRGDTLFYIAWITGNDFRDLAQRNNIPEPYSLNVGQSIQLGNGSANGNGGMLAATDATKGGVPKPPSSSQIQTATVDSPSTNAYSDNSGKQNVGKMLPAAGAVAVGTAAAPVTAPAAAPPASSTVSNSDPVSSWRWPTDGKIIDNFSSSEGGNKGVDIAGSRGQPIFATADGRVVYAGNALRGYGNLIIIKHNDDYLSAYAHNDTMLVREQQEVKAGQKIATMGSTGTSSVRLHFEIRYKGKSVNPLRYLPQR, from the coding sequence ATGATTACTTTACGCCGGGTTGCGGTGTGTACGATGGTAAGTTTGTGGTTGGCGGGTTGTACGAATGATGCGTCGACATCAGCCCCTATCAGTAGCGTGGGCGGCGGTGGATCTGCCGCATCCGGCAACGCCGGCAATGCCGCCTCGCAGCAGGCCAGCAGCCCTGAAGGCCGGATTGTCTACAATCGCAGCTACGAGTCTATCCCCAAAGGGAGCTACAGCGGCAACACCTATACGGTCAAGCGCGGCGATACGTTATTCTACATCGCCTGGATCACCGGCAACGATTTCCGTGATCTGGCGCAGCGCAATAATATTCCCGAACCTTACAGTCTGAATGTTGGCCAAAGCATTCAACTTGGTAATGGTTCTGCCAACGGAAACGGCGGCATGCTGGCGGCGACCGACGCCACTAAAGGGGGCGTTCCTAAGCCGCCGTCCAGCTCTCAGATACAAACTGCGACGGTTGATTCTCCATCAACTAACGCGTATTCTGATAATTCGGGTAAACAGAATGTAGGTAAGATGTTACCTGCAGCAGGAGCCGTAGCGGTTGGGACCGCGGCAGCGCCTGTTACCGCCCCGGCAGCCGCTCCACCAGCGAGCAGCACCGTCAGCAACAGCGATCCGGTAAGTAGCTGGAGATGGCCGACTGACGGTAAGATTATTGATAACTTTTCCTCATCAGAAGGTGGGAATAAGGGTGTCGATATCGCCGGTTCCCGTGGGCAGCCTATCTTCGCTACCGCCGATGGCCGCGTAGTGTATGCAGGCAATGCTTTACGGGGTTACGGTAATCTAATCATCATCAAACACAATGATGATTACCTGAGCGCCTACGCTCACAACGACACAATGCTGGTCCGGGAACAACAAGAAGTGAAGGCGGGTCAAAAAATAGCCACCATGGGTAGCACCGGAACCAGTTCAGTACGTTTGCATTTTGAAATTCGTTACAAGGGGAAATCCGTAAACCCGCTGCGTTATCTTCCGCAGCGATAG
- the rpoS gene encoding RNA polymerase sigma factor RpoS, producing MSQNTLKVNELHDDADFDENGTEAESFDEKALVEEEASENDLAEEELLSQGVTQRVLDATQLYLGEIGYSPLLTAEEEVYFARRALRGDVPSRRRMIESNLRLVVKIARRYSNRGLALLDLIEEGNLGLIRAVEKFDPERGFRFSTYATWWIRQTIERAIMNQTRTIRLPIHIVKELNVYLRTARELSHKLDHEPSAEEIAEQLDKPVDDVSRMLRLNERITSVDTPLGGDSEKALLDILADEKDNGPEDTTQDDDMKQSIVKWLFELNAKQREVLARRFGLLGYEAATLEDVGREIGLTRERVRQIQVEGLRRLREILQMQGLSIEALFRE from the coding sequence ATGAGCCAAAATACGCTGAAAGTTAACGAGTTACATGATGATGCGGATTTCGACGAGAATGGAACTGAAGCTGAATCATTTGATGAAAAAGCGCTGGTAGAAGAAGAGGCCAGCGAGAATGATTTAGCGGAAGAAGAGCTGTTGTCTCAAGGCGTTACCCAACGTGTATTGGATGCGACGCAGCTCTATCTGGGTGAGATCGGTTATTCGCCTCTGCTTACCGCAGAGGAAGAGGTCTATTTTGCGCGGCGTGCTCTGCGCGGTGACGTGCCGTCCCGCCGCCGCATGATCGAAAGCAACCTGCGGCTGGTGGTGAAAATCGCCCGCCGCTATAGCAATCGCGGCCTGGCGCTGCTGGATCTGATTGAGGAGGGCAACCTCGGCCTGATCCGCGCGGTGGAAAAGTTTGACCCAGAACGCGGTTTCCGTTTCTCCACATACGCAACCTGGTGGATCCGCCAGACGATTGAACGGGCGATTATGAACCAAACCCGTACCATTCGTTTGCCTATCCACATCGTCAAAGAACTGAACGTCTATCTGCGCACCGCGCGCGAGCTTTCTCACAAACTGGATCATGAACCGAGCGCTGAAGAGATTGCCGAGCAACTCGACAAGCCGGTTGATGACGTCAGCCGCATGCTGCGCCTCAACGAGCGCATCACTTCGGTTGATACGCCGCTGGGCGGCGATTCAGAGAAGGCGTTGCTGGACATTCTGGCCGACGAGAAAGACAACGGGCCTGAAGACACTACGCAAGACGATGATATGAAACAGAGCATCGTCAAGTGGCTGTTTGAACTGAACGCCAAGCAGCGCGAAGTGTTGGCGCGGCGTTTCGGCCTGCTGGGCTACGAAGCGGCGACGCTGGAGGACGTGGGCCGGGAGATTGGCCTGACGCGTGAACGTGTCCGTCAGATCCAGGTAGAAGGTTTGCGCCGCCTGCGTGAAATTCTGCAGATGCAGGGCCTGAGTATTGAGGCGCTGTTCCGCGAGTAA